A region from the Lolium perenne isolate Kyuss_39 chromosome 4, Kyuss_2.0, whole genome shotgun sequence genome encodes:
- the LOC139830324 gene encoding monothiol glutaredoxin-S7, chloroplastic-like, with protein MAMRLSLGARSVRCLTAAARGASGPDMRETLDKVLGAHKAVLFMKGTKDFPQCCFSYTVLLLQILRSQGGAGFILLAIFSDVPFSFQILRSQGVLHFTLDYQVNGE; from the coding sequence ATGGCCATGCGCCTGAGCCTAGGCGCCCGGTCAGTGCGGTGCCTGACGGCGGCAGCCAGAGGCGCGTCGGGCCCAGACATGCGGGAGACGCTGGACAAGGTGCTGGGGGCGCACAAGGCGGTGCTCTTCATGAAGGGGACCAAGGACTTCCCGCAATGCTGCTTCTCCTACACGGTCCTGCTCCTGCAGATCCTCCGCTCACAAGGTGGTGCTGGTTTTATTCTTCTTGCAATATTCAGTGATGTTCCTTTCAGTTTTCAGATCCTCCGCTCACAAGGAGTACTTCACTTTACACTGGATTACCAGGTCAACGGAGAGTAG